The Elgaria multicarinata webbii isolate HBS135686 ecotype San Diego chromosome 4, rElgMul1.1.pri, whole genome shotgun sequence genome contains a region encoding:
- the FAM124A gene encoding protein FAM124A, whose protein sequence is MQRKGRSGGGQEQGADSGAETGGSEYSCVSSSSSELSVEDVHDPFLVSVHIIADPGESGALQQAIDNLLAWIHPDLQLFRVSERRVPRKPRKRNKAVASQPALVVILFLQEDCDEAPILQLHESFQRPPWCYHHTEQVQGNFLPYMPGSQDFFTLAQGTPLWAIRPVHYGKEIIRFTIYCRNENFANTLKIYELILRRRVCQAKADFCVFPVYSNVDIDIQFSLKRLPRGQAPSPTESAVLEFRVKDVGQLVPHLPNPCSPISEGRWQTEDPDGNKILLQQARYKKSAKQTKLCWSSPSRSFPGAQLPSFVPDSNKLTLNKDSDPLKPVDSIVYHHTNPCLGVSHQDLRTYNRKRFPRRSSSASTNSGSFQRSKSLACLPTTSSSLVLESFHFSEPNSLSTFSSGHRTRIRVNIDDLEGVQETDVDTGMKLAYSDLSVVSAYSVPDGFSNGMEARRKWPTQEHSINRFKQAVSRGRSSSAKCNPFEFSSSSLPFPFDWSSSSSTSPSASPSAAHFEIKCLPRGTVFSFDDSRTTGGGKTNQEFYI, encoded by the exons atGCAGCGGAAGGGGCGCAGCGGCGGCGGCCAAGAGCAAGGCGCGGATTCCGGAGCCGAGACGGGCGG GTCAGAATACAGCTGTGTGTCATCTTCTAGCA GTGAATTGTCTGTGGAGGATGTACATGATCCTTTTCTCGTCAGCGTACACATAATTGCAGACCCAGGagaatctggtgctctccagcaaGCTATTGATAACCTGCTGGCATGGATCCATCCAGATCTGCAGCTCTTCCGGGTTTCGGAAAGGCGGGTACCAAGGAAGCCTAGGAAGCGTAACAAGGCTGTAGCATCTCAGCCAGCCCTTGTTGTCATTCTCTTTCTGCAAGAAGACTGTGACGAAGCGCCAATCCTGCAGCTCCACGAGTCCTTTCAGAGGCCGCCCTGGTGTTACCACCACACCGAGCAAGTGCAGGGCAATTTCCTCCCTTACATGCCAGGCAGCCAGGACTTCTTCACCTTGGCGCAGGGTACTCCATTGTGGGCCATCCGGCCAGTGCATTATGGGAAGGAAATAATACGCTTCACCATCTACTGCAGGAACGAGAACTTTGCTAACACTTTGAAGATCTACGAGTTAATTCTGAGAAGGCGAGTTTGTCAGGCGAAGGCAGACTTCTGTGTGTTTCCTGTCTATTCCAATGTGGACATTGATATTCAGTTCTCTTTGAAGAGGCTCCCAAGAGGCCAAGCCCCAAGCCCCACCGAGTCGGCTGTGCTGGAGTTCCGAGTGAAAGATGTCGGGCAGCTGGTACCGCACTTGCCCAATCCCTGCAGCCCGATCAGCGAAGGCAGATGGCAAACTGAAGACCCTGACGGGAATAAGATCCTTTTGCAG CAGGCCCGGTATAAGAAGAGTGCTAAGCAGACCAAGTTGTGCTGGTCGTCGCCATCAAGGAGCTTTCCTGGTGCACAACTGCCAAGTTTTGTTCCCGACAGCAACAAGTTAACACTTAACAAAGACAGTGATCCACTGAAGCCAGTTGATTCAATTGTATATCACCACACCAACCCGTGCCTGGGTGTTTCACACCAGGACCTGAGAACCTATAACCGAAAACGCTTTCCCAGAAGATCCAGCAGTGCCTCTACCAATTCAGGTTCATTTCAGCGAAGCAAGTCCCTTGCTTGTTTGCCCACAACAAGCTCTTCCCTAGTCCTTGAATCTTTTCATTTTAGTGAGCCAAATTCATTAAGCACTTTCTCTTCTGGGCACCGGACCAGAATCAGAGTGAACATTGATGACTTGGAGGGAGTTCAGGAGACTGATGTAGACACAGGGATGAAACTTGCTTACTCTGATCTATCTGTAGTCTCTGCTTATTCCGTTCCTGACGGTTTCAGTAATGGGATGGAAGCAAGGAGAAAGTGGCCAACACAAGAGCACAGCATCAATAGATTCAAGCAGGCTGTCTCTAGGGGAAGATCGTCTTCAGCCAAGTGCAACCCCTTTGAGTTTTCTTCCagctcccttccttttccttttgattGGTCTTCCAGCTCTTCTACATCCCCTTCAGCTTCTCCTTCAGCAGCCCACTTTGAGATCAAGTGTTTGCCAAGAGGAACAGTTTTTTCTTTCGATGACAGCAGAACAACTGGTGGGGGGAAAACTAATCAAGAATTCTACATCTGA
- the C4H13orf42 gene encoding uncharacterized protein C13orf42 homolog — translation MLRKIHSIFHPTSRRRSLSDGIPTCGGSAVRLIRSTSMYVLGGEEHKFSEPLKKSKSTTSLDSTAGLQLKEDERAWMYAKTQDCLQYLQDLLALRKKYLESIKDLKSMDRTPEISPLSTKSSKTRKKPPAPPPPVQSFKISAERKVPQLNSDVTEAIAYFDSIIAGLDAERHRKIIVRDHPHADVDFDVVTSSREHSLHSNWILRAPRRYSQDAAQAAKSTSQLERSSQGRTISSRKKLQRYPIYLPKAVEGAFNTLKFKPKTCLKGQ, via the exons ATGTTGAGAAAGATACACTCAATATTTCATCCCACCTCCCGCAGGAGGAGTCTGTCCGATGGGATCCCTACCTGTGGTGGTTCTGCCGTCCGGTTGATCCGTAGCACCTCTATGTATGTTCTCGGAGGTGAGGAGCATAAATTCAgcgaacctttaaaaaaaagcaaaagtacCACCAGCCTAGATTCAACTGCCGGCCTCCAGCTGAAGGAAGACGAAAGGGCATGGATGTATGCAAAGACACAAGACTGTTTGCAGTACTTACAAGATTTGTTAGCCTTGAGGAAGAAATACCTGGAGAGCATAAAAGATTTGAAGTCTATGGACAGAACACCTGAAATTTCCCCTCTGTCTACAAAATCTTCCAAGACAAGAAAAAAACCACCAGCTCCACCGCCTCCTGTACAATCTTTCAAG ATCTCAGCAGAGAGAAAAGTCCCACAGCTCAACTCAGATGTAACTGAGGCAATAGCTTATTTTGACTCAATTATTGCAGGGTTGGATGCAGAAAGGCATCGGAAAATAATTGTGAGAGATCATCCACATGCAGACGTTGATTTTGATG TTGTTACTAGCTCAAGAGAACACAGCTTACATTCCAACTGGATTCTTCGTGCCCCTCGGAGATATTCTCAAGATGCTGCCCAGGCAGCAAAGTCAACAAGCCAATTGGAAAGAAGCAGCCAAGGAAGAACCATCAGCTCCAGAAAGAAACTACAAAGATATCCGATATATCTACCTAAAGCTGTGGAGGGAGCATTCAATACTTTGAAATTTAAACCCAAAACGTGCCTAAAAGGACAGTGA